The Mixta hanseatica genome includes a region encoding these proteins:
- a CDS encoding diguanylate cyclase domain-containing protein: MIKPHLDLTDADALTVRPTLRQSLQRIHLIIIVISMSISGISLSTLSLIALRNYAENNLALLASTLSYTVESAVIKGDGEIVRAALAEIGERGCLANGRVYDGEGRLLASWHTASRARQSSLDRLIARWFFPQPISMPVTHDGKEVGQIWLIGSVSQVTQYIYKTLAWLAASLLTTATLASLLSRRMHAGVIQALQSITAVTQDVRQRRAFGQRVPAAEIAELHALSHDFNCLLAELDEWQSHMKREHDNLAHQASHDSLTGLPNRIAFEEALTQAFADTAQRQGLALLFIDGDRFKQINDTWGHAAGDAIITATAQRLRAQVRKTDMVARLGGDEFAILLRNITEPKQIASVVQHLMASMENPLILPEGEPIVWSLSIGAAMGKNARSAEGLLAQADAAMYHIKALGGGWYLSPLLQSHPQVDLA; the protein is encoded by the coding sequence GTGATTAAACCTCATCTTGATCTTACCGATGCTGACGCGTTAACCGTGCGTCCTACGCTGCGTCAATCGCTGCAGCGTATCCATCTGATTATTATTGTCATTTCAATGTCGATTTCCGGGATCTCGCTATCCACGCTCTCGTTAATCGCGCTACGTAACTACGCGGAAAATAACCTGGCGCTGCTGGCTTCGACGTTAAGCTATACGGTGGAGTCGGCGGTGATTAAAGGCGATGGCGAAATTGTTCGCGCCGCGTTAGCGGAAATTGGCGAACGTGGCTGTTTAGCCAACGGACGGGTGTATGACGGAGAGGGAAGGTTATTGGCCAGTTGGCATACCGCCTCACGTGCGCGGCAAAGCAGCCTGGATCGCCTGATTGCGCGCTGGTTTTTCCCGCAGCCGATAAGTATGCCGGTCACCCACGACGGGAAAGAAGTAGGGCAGATCTGGCTTATCGGTAGCGTGAGTCAGGTAACCCAGTATATCTACAAAACCCTCGCCTGGCTGGCGGCCAGCCTGCTGACGACGGCTACGCTGGCTTCCTTGTTGTCGCGGCGGATGCATGCCGGTGTGATTCAGGCGCTGCAAAGTATTACCGCGGTCACGCAGGATGTACGGCAGCGTCGCGCCTTTGGTCAGCGGGTTCCCGCTGCGGAAATCGCCGAGCTGCATGCGCTCAGCCATGACTTTAATTGTTTGCTGGCCGAACTGGATGAATGGCAAAGTCATATGAAACGTGAACATGATAATCTGGCGCACCAGGCCAGTCATGACAGCCTGACCGGCTTACCGAACCGTATCGCCTTTGAAGAGGCGCTCACTCAGGCTTTTGCTGATACGGCCCAGCGGCAGGGGCTGGCGCTGCTGTTTATTGATGGCGATCGCTTTAAACAGATCAATGATACCTGGGGCCACGCGGCAGGTGACGCCATTATTACCGCCACTGCCCAGCGGCTGCGCGCGCAGGTAAGAAAAACGGATATGGTGGCGCGTCTCGGCGGCGATGAATTTGCTATCCTGCTACGTAATATTACGGAGCCAAAACAGATAGCCAGCGTCGTGCAGCATCTGATGGCCAGCATGGAAAACCCGTTGATCTTGCCAGAAGGCGAGCCGATTGTTTGGTCGTTGAGTATTGGCGCCGCCATGGGGAAAAATGCGCGATCGGCGGAAGGCTTGCTGGCGCAGGCGGATGCCGCCATGTATCACATCAAAGCGCTGGGCGGCGGATGGTATCTGTCGCCGTTGCTGCAAAGCCATCCGCAGGTTGACTTAGCGTAA
- a CDS encoding AraC family transcriptional regulator: MQGVPEQFPSEKDRAQFRQLSELPGVELYQAHISRYAFEPHTHEAFGIGAIDFGAERFRYRGANHIAAAQSLVMMNPDELHTGESLGEEGWRYRMIYIDPATLEALTGDRGWWFTEVVKADPLNAYRLSQAIAALWQAPDSLTAHGQILQLVDLFRPWARIADKTVQEKGHRFDIVRDYLRASYAQPVSLAELAGLVSLSPFHFLRQFKRQFHVTPHQMLMAFRLFEAKRLLAQGKCAADVALSVGLTDQAHLTRAFAQRYGITPVRYQKQIAGR, encoded by the coding sequence GTGCAGGGTGTGCCGGAACAGTTTCCCAGTGAAAAAGATCGCGCTCAGTTTCGTCAGCTTAGCGAGCTGCCCGGCGTTGAACTTTATCAGGCTCATATTTCACGTTATGCCTTTGAACCTCATACTCATGAGGCTTTTGGCATTGGCGCGATTGATTTTGGTGCGGAGCGCTTCCGTTACCGTGGCGCCAACCATATTGCGGCGGCGCAATCGCTGGTGATGATGAATCCGGATGAGCTGCATACCGGCGAATCACTGGGAGAAGAGGGCTGGCGCTACCGGATGATCTATATCGATCCTGCGACGCTGGAGGCGCTAACGGGGGATCGCGGCTGGTGGTTTACCGAGGTGGTGAAAGCGGATCCGTTAAACGCTTATCGGCTTTCACAGGCGATCGCCGCGCTGTGGCAGGCGCCCGATTCGCTGACGGCACATGGACAGATACTGCAGCTGGTTGATCTGTTCCGGCCCTGGGCGCGTATTGCCGATAAAACGGTACAGGAGAAGGGGCACCGTTTCGATATCGTGCGCGACTATTTGCGCGCCAGCTATGCCCAGCCGGTCTCGCTGGCGGAGCTGGCCGGGCTGGTGTCGCTTAGTCCTTTTCACTTTTTGCGCCAGTTTAAACGCCAGTTTCACGTTACGCCGCACCAAATGCTGATGGCTTTTCGCCTGTTTGAGGCCAAGCGCCTGCTGGCGCAGGGAAAATGCGCCGCCGATGTTGCGCTGAGCGTAGGGCTAACCGATCAGGCGCATCTTACGCGTGCCTTCGCTCAACGCTACGGCATTACGCCCGTTCGCTATCAAAAGCAGATAGCTGGCCGCTAA
- a CDS encoding alpha-glucosidase/alpha-galactosidase, whose translation MKITFIGAGSTVFAKNVLGDILATQAISDVDIALYDVDERRLTESWNMLNNINRNINQGRARIEKYVGVDQRRAALAGASYVINAIQVGGYQPCTLTDFDIPKKYGLRQTIADTLGIGGIFRALRTLPVMFDLARDIEACCPGAWLLNYTNPMASLTGAMLRHTGVKTVGLCHSVQVCAETLLKSVDMPTDGVKYHIAGINHMAWLLNITRHGEDIYPEIRRRSAALTHKHDDMVRHEIMRVFGYYVTESSEHNAEYMPYWIKGRYPELIDRFNIPLDEYPRRCVEQIEQWREVGERLTQNQSLTHTRTHEYASWIIEAIETDRPYKIGGNVLNTGLITNLPAEACVEVPCLVDGQGITPCYVGDLPPQLAALNRTNINTQLLTIEAAVSGKKEHIYHAALLDPHTSAELSIDDTIRLCDDLIAAHGDWLPAYR comes from the coding sequence ATGAAAATTACGTTCATTGGAGCGGGGAGTACCGTTTTTGCGAAAAACGTGCTGGGCGATATTCTGGCCACGCAGGCCATATCGGATGTGGATATTGCACTTTACGATGTTGACGAGCGTCGCCTGACCGAATCCTGGAATATGTTGAACAATATCAATCGCAATATTAATCAGGGACGGGCCAGAATAGAGAAATATGTTGGCGTGGATCAACGACGCGCGGCGCTGGCTGGCGCCAGCTACGTGATTAACGCCATTCAGGTCGGCGGCTATCAGCCCTGTACCCTGACCGATTTTGATATCCCCAAAAAATATGGCCTGCGGCAGACCATTGCCGATACGCTGGGCATCGGCGGGATCTTCCGCGCGCTGCGTACGCTGCCGGTAATGTTCGATCTGGCGCGCGATATTGAAGCCTGCTGCCCGGGCGCCTGGCTACTGAACTATACCAACCCGATGGCGTCGCTGACCGGGGCGATGCTGCGCCATACCGGCGTCAAAACGGTTGGGCTGTGTCACAGCGTACAGGTTTGCGCCGAGACGCTGCTGAAATCGGTGGATATGCCCACCGACGGCGTGAAATACCATATCGCCGGCATCAACCATATGGCCTGGCTGCTGAATATTACCCGTCACGGCGAAGATATCTATCCGGAGATCCGCCGTCGTTCCGCTGCCCTGACGCACAAGCATGACGATATGGTGCGCCACGAAATCATGCGCGTCTTCGGCTATTACGTGACGGAATCTTCCGAGCACAACGCCGAATATATGCCCTACTGGATCAAAGGGCGCTACCCGGAACTGATCGATCGCTTCAATATTCCGCTGGATGAATATCCGCGCCGCTGCGTCGAACAGATTGAACAGTGGCGCGAGGTGGGCGAGCGCTTAACGCAAAACCAGTCCCTTACGCATACCCGCACCCACGAATATGCCTCGTGGATTATTGAAGCGATCGAAACCGACCGCCCATATAAAATCGGCGGCAACGTGCTGAATACTGGCTTAATCACCAATTTGCCCGCCGAGGCGTGCGTCGAGGTGCCGTGTCTGGTGGACGGCCAGGGAATTACGCCCTGTTACGTGGGCGATCTGCCGCCGCAGTTGGCCGCGCTTAACCGCACCAATATCAATACCCAGCTGCTGACGATTGAGGCAGCGGTCAGCGGCAAAAAAGAGCATATCTACCACGCGGCACTGCTCGATCCGCATACCTCGGCCGAGCTGTCGATCGATGACACCATCCGGCTGTGCGACGATCTGATCGCCGCTCACGGCGACTGGCTGCCCGCTTACCGCTAA
- a CDS encoding transposase has product MRKSRYTEEQITNAIKASECGVKVKEICEDLGISEATFYSWKKKYAGLSSEEGRKIKELEEKLQALSRELQMLSSDKAMLQSVVKNFFTTNDKRQAVNYLQDTFEIGTRRSCRLLDISRSVYHYPSGQCDNH; this is encoded by the coding sequence ATGAGAAAGTCACGATACACCGAAGAGCAAATCACCAATGCGATTAAAGCTTCTGAGTGTGGCGTTAAGGTCAAAGAGATCTGTGAAGATTTGGGGATTTCTGAAGCGACCTTTTATAGCTGGAAGAAAAAGTATGCCGGACTCTCATCTGAAGAAGGAAGAAAAATCAAAGAGTTAGAAGAAAAACTACAGGCCCTTAGCCGGGAACTGCAAATGCTAAGCTCGGATAAAGCAATGCTGCAAAGCGTGGTAAAAAACTTCTTTACGACTAATGATAAGCGGCAAGCAGTTAATTATTTACAGGATACCTTCGAGATCGGTACGCGCCGCAGCTGTCGCCTGCTTGATATTAGCCGTAGCGTTTATCACTATCCTTCCGGGCAGTGTGATAATCACTGA
- a CDS encoding YjcB family protein, protein MATLTASLVVMRWELLSAVLMFFASTFKTKCRQTSHPVMAFVFSGIGVGLTCWFVAGLLGMSFSMENINNFLNITKDAFINIMSQTPPEWPMP, encoded by the coding sequence ATGGCTACGCTTACCGCCAGCCTTGTTGTAATGCGTTGGGAATTGCTGAGCGCCGTACTGATGTTTTTCGCCAGCACGTTTAAAACAAAATGTCGTCAAACCAGCCATCCGGTAATGGCCTTTGTTTTTAGCGGAATTGGTGTCGGCCTGACCTGCTGGTTTGTCGCCGGGCTGTTAGGCATGTCGTTCAGTATGGAAAATATCAATAACTTCCTGAACATCACCAAAGACGCATTTATTAATATCATGAGCCAGACGCCGCCAGAATGGCCGATGCCCTGA
- a CDS encoding methyl-accepting chemotaxis protein has translation MTIKRSSLLILIALLAIFLISSLTNAWLFVRSNNSLDSVNKEIRVVLSIIDPINHSRNLRVHLMEYMKQLEKGDVESANARLAGVEALVQKMDDAFAAYVKAPRLENEAPLLAEYQRAWQAYKQQGIEPLMAAANNGDQAGFTHQITTVAKLDRQYEIALDKVLALHEAYAKQLNSTAQQNFNFSVIMLVLFAVVFIFIIGLIYFLLKKYLLDSLLAAKEQCSKIAQGQLQHSVPVGATSRTEISEVMRSIEQMRLALIQIISQVRDSCHSVANASQEIAAGNIDLSSRTEQQASALTQTAASMEELSATVKQNTENVYQATRLTQEAVKAAQSGDEVSKQVITTMSGITQSSRKIEEITTVINSIAFQTNILALNAAVEAARAGEEGRGFAVVAGEVRNLAQRSAAAAREIEGLIKDSVTGISQGSQQVSKTGEAIANIIDSVTRVNALMQEVSTASDEQSRGILQIEQAVTEMDGVTQQNAALVQESASAASSLEEQVNYLKNTVSAFQLPAH, from the coding sequence ATGACCATCAAACGCTCTTCCCTACTCATCCTTATCGCTTTACTGGCGATTTTTTTAATTAGCTCCCTGACCAACGCCTGGCTGTTTGTACGCAGCAACAACTCACTCGACAGCGTAAACAAAGAAATTCGCGTGGTGTTGTCAATTATCGATCCGATTAACCACAGCCGTAACCTGCGTGTGCATCTGATGGAATATATGAAGCAGCTGGAGAAAGGCGACGTTGAGAGCGCCAACGCCAGGCTAGCGGGTGTAGAAGCGCTGGTGCAGAAAATGGATGACGCCTTCGCTGCCTACGTAAAAGCGCCCCGACTGGAAAATGAAGCCCCATTGCTGGCGGAATATCAGCGTGCCTGGCAGGCCTATAAGCAGCAGGGTATTGAACCGCTGATGGCGGCGGCAAACAACGGCGATCAGGCAGGTTTCACCCACCAAATCACCACGGTTGCAAAACTGGATCGTCAGTATGAAATTGCACTGGATAAAGTACTGGCGCTCCATGAAGCCTACGCGAAGCAGCTGAATTCGACTGCTCAGCAGAACTTTAACTTCTCAGTGATCATGCTGGTACTGTTTGCCGTAGTGTTTATTTTCATTATTGGCCTGATCTATTTCCTGCTGAAAAAGTACCTGCTTGATTCGCTGCTGGCGGCGAAAGAGCAGTGCAGTAAAATCGCCCAGGGGCAGCTGCAGCATAGCGTGCCGGTTGGCGCCACCTCTCGTACTGAAATTTCTGAAGTTATGCGCTCCATTGAGCAGATGCGCCTGGCGCTGATCCAGATCATTAGTCAGGTACGTGATTCCTGTCACTCCGTTGCCAATGCATCGCAGGAAATTGCCGCTGGTAATATCGATCTCTCTTCACGTACCGAACAGCAGGCTTCCGCGCTGACGCAAACCGCGGCCAGCATGGAAGAGCTGAGCGCGACGGTGAAACAGAATACTGAGAACGTCTATCAGGCGACGCGCCTGACGCAAGAGGCGGTTAAAGCCGCGCAGAGCGGTGATGAAGTCTCAAAACAGGTGATTACCACCATGAGCGGCATTACGCAGAGCTCGCGTAAAATCGAAGAGATCACCACCGTGATTAACAGCATTGCCTTCCAGACTAATATCCTGGCGCTGAACGCCGCGGTAGAAGCGGCGCGCGCCGGGGAAGAAGGACGCGGCTTCGCGGTGGTGGCCGGTGAAGTGCGCAACCTGGCGCAGCGCAGCGCTGCCGCCGCGCGCGAAATCGAAGGGTTGATCAAAGATTCCGTTACCGGCATTAGCCAGGGCTCGCAGCAGGTCAGTAAAACCGGCGAAGCGATCGCCAATATTATCGATTCCGTTACGCGCGTAAACGCGCTGATGCAGGAAGTGTCTACCGCTTCCGACGAGCAGAGTCGCGGTATTCTGCAGATTGAACAGGCGGTAACGGAGATGGATGGCGTTACTCAGCAGAACGCCGCGTTAGTACAGGAATCTGCTTCTGCCGCCTCTTCGTTGGAAGAACAGGTCAACTACCTGAAAAATACCGTTTCGGCCTTCCAGCTGCCGGCGCATTAA
- a CDS encoding ATP-grasp fold amidoligase family protein: MSKFKDELRRSVLYFVKKMPWAYQDRIHYFRKFKRLPNIREPKLFNEKVLYRKFVNGDYARYGRLSDKFTVRDYIADAIGEEYLIPLVHETSDPTTLLSLPGLKNTVVKPNHGSNMVEILLEEPDSLQKQLIINRCQEWLRKDFSEEAREIHYRYIKPRILVEKYIGDGKSAPIDYKFHMFNKKDGTFEYVLQVIYNRSNPALSMNFYVNNLNEAWYKIRDTGLDLNAVMPKLEHVLALSKTLAKDFDYVRVDWYIHEEQVFFGELTFTPGAGLVTGLDRGLNRMMGEMWLQDHITPPTPVGSSDVDVTDVTLPVMLKKV; the protein is encoded by the coding sequence ATGTCTAAGTTTAAAGATGAATTAAGAAGAAGCGTTCTCTATTTTGTTAAGAAAATGCCGTGGGCATACCAGGACCGCATTCACTATTTTCGTAAATTTAAAAGACTACCCAATATCCGTGAACCTAAACTGTTTAATGAGAAGGTTCTGTATCGTAAGTTCGTTAACGGCGACTACGCCCGTTACGGCAGGCTTTCCGATAAGTTCACGGTACGCGACTATATTGCTGATGCGATTGGCGAAGAGTATCTGATTCCGTTGGTACATGAGACCAGCGATCCGACGACGCTGTTGAGCTTGCCAGGCCTGAAGAACACGGTAGTGAAGCCTAATCATGGCTCTAACATGGTAGAGATTCTGCTAGAAGAGCCGGACAGCCTGCAAAAGCAGCTGATTATTAATCGCTGCCAGGAATGGCTGCGTAAAGACTTTTCCGAAGAAGCGCGTGAAATTCATTACCGCTACATTAAACCGCGCATTCTGGTAGAAAAATATATTGGCGATGGGAAAAGCGCGCCGATCGATTATAAGTTCCACATGTTCAATAAAAAGGACGGGACATTTGAATATGTGTTGCAGGTCATTTATAACCGCAGCAATCCTGCGTTATCAATGAACTTCTATGTTAATAACCTGAACGAAGCCTGGTACAAAATTCGCGATACCGGTCTCGATCTTAATGCGGTGATGCCGAAATTGGAGCACGTATTAGCGTTGAGTAAGACGCTGGCGAAAGATTTCGATTACGTTCGTGTCGACTGGTATATCCATGAAGAGCAGGTATTTTTCGGCGAATTAACCTTTACCCCAGGCGCTGGGCTGGTGACCGGTCTCGATCGTGGTCTGAATCGTATGATGGGTGAAATGTGGCTGCAGGATCATATCACGCCGCCGACGCCTGTTGGTTCGTCAGATGTCGATGTCACCGACGTCACGCTGCCGGTGATGCTGAAAAAAGTATAA
- a CDS encoding AraC family transcriptional regulator — MQKDLRPEEMTHLGLNVYQFGHEACVSQHSYGPAVRQHYLLHYVIQGGGTLFTETGSWQVKTGEAFLIYPHEITTYTADKNHPWEYMWIELDGLIASRAFESCGLRRAMPVYRARPQTDEAEACQLMRQLIQLETHQVLRIAGQTFLLLDALVNHAQNGCRPAVSENRHLDKAIGWMERNYQKRFDIVDVARYCRIDRSYLSRLFHQQFGYGPKHYLLLLRMSQAASLLQDKKLPVKVVACSVGYNDQMQFSRLFRKVYQQTPSEWRQREWARVD, encoded by the coding sequence ATGCAGAAAGATTTACGGCCGGAAGAGATGACGCATCTGGGATTAAATGTTTACCAGTTCGGGCATGAAGCCTGCGTGAGCCAACACAGCTATGGCCCCGCCGTTCGTCAGCACTATTTACTGCATTACGTGATTCAGGGCGGTGGCACGCTATTTACCGAAACCGGTAGCTGGCAGGTGAAGACCGGCGAGGCCTTCCTGATCTATCCCCATGAAATCACCACCTATACCGCAGATAAAAATCATCCGTGGGAATATATGTGGATAGAGCTGGATGGCTTGATTGCCAGCCGCGCCTTTGAGTCCTGCGGGTTAAGACGCGCGATGCCGGTCTATCGCGCGCGGCCGCAGACGGATGAGGCGGAAGCGTGCCAGCTTATGCGGCAGCTTATTCAGCTGGAGACGCATCAGGTACTACGCATCGCCGGACAAACCTTCTTGCTGCTGGATGCGCTGGTAAACCATGCGCAGAACGGTTGCCGTCCGGCGGTCAGTGAAAACCGCCACCTCGACAAGGCGATCGGCTGGATGGAGCGCAATTACCAGAAGCGTTTTGATATTGTCGATGTAGCGCGCTATTGCCGTATCGATCGGAGCTATCTGAGCCGCCTGTTTCATCAGCAGTTTGGCTATGGGCCCAAGCATTATCTGTTGCTGCTGCGCATGTCGCAGGCCGCCTCGCTGCTACAGGATAAAAAGCTGCCGGTAAAAGTGGTGGCCTGTTCGGTGGGCTATAACGATCAGATGCAGTTTTCTCGTCTGTTTCGCAAAGTCTATCAGCAGACGCCCAGCGAGTGGCGTCAGCGTGAATGGGCGCGAGTCGACTAA
- a CDS encoding oligosaccharide flippase family protein, with the protein MKYSVMSNAAWMISEKFVSIFGVIFVTSYVAKSFGPTVFGQMSFSTSLFSVVQTIAIFGTETLLFKRISKSAQKGMRLMTIAKKLRLALLLLLSLPLLVWMYYHMRENYLAFALASFLAALFVTQDTFSVFNNAQLASRFNTIANTIGMLLSFAISFSIAWLKLSPVWLTLSIVAVTLVPYLIKRYSFYQRYSDEEPPRGKSGNYLRYLIYAGLPLAISSIFISIQIKMAQFFLVSVGTAKDVGLFNAANIISASWIFIPAAIITSSFTEIFREQSEKALKLTARLNGYVMVISLLMLLIVSLYGEKIIITLYGEDYTQSGSLITLLSLATCFSSMGTVAYRYMVKEGGFNYLLKKILCLMLISVPLAWLLITSFGLVGAAWSVLITEVLSLTVMNYFFKHGVIHKIHVSSLNYKTYK; encoded by the coding sequence ATGAAATACAGTGTGATGTCCAACGCCGCCTGGATGATATCTGAAAAATTTGTTTCCATATTTGGCGTAATTTTTGTCACGTCTTATGTAGCAAAGTCTTTTGGACCCACGGTATTTGGTCAGATGTCGTTTTCAACATCGCTGTTCTCAGTGGTGCAAACTATTGCAATTTTTGGCACTGAAACCCTTCTGTTTAAGCGCATCAGCAAAAGCGCGCAGAAAGGGATGCGTCTGATGACCATCGCCAAAAAGCTGCGTTTGGCTTTATTACTGCTGCTCTCCTTGCCGCTTTTGGTATGGATGTACTACCACATGCGCGAGAACTATCTCGCCTTTGCGCTGGCTTCGTTTCTGGCGGCGCTGTTTGTTACACAGGACACCTTTAGCGTTTTTAACAATGCCCAACTGGCGTCGCGCTTTAATACCATCGCTAATACGATAGGTATGCTGCTGAGCTTTGCTATCAGCTTTAGCATCGCCTGGTTGAAGCTGAGCCCGGTGTGGTTAACGCTATCAATAGTGGCCGTTACGCTGGTGCCGTATCTGATTAAGCGGTACAGCTTTTATCAGCGTTACAGTGATGAAGAACCGCCGCGCGGCAAAAGCGGCAATTATCTGCGTTATTTAATTTATGCCGGACTGCCTTTAGCTATTTCCAGCATATTTATCTCAATTCAGATAAAAATGGCGCAATTTTTCCTGGTCAGCGTAGGGACTGCAAAGGATGTTGGGTTATTTAACGCAGCGAATATTATCTCAGCATCATGGATATTTATTCCTGCGGCAATTATTACCTCAAGTTTTACTGAAATATTCAGAGAGCAGTCAGAAAAAGCGTTAAAGCTGACGGCGCGTCTGAATGGTTATGTGATGGTTATATCGCTATTGATGCTGCTTATCGTATCCCTCTACGGTGAGAAGATCATTATTACCCTGTATGGGGAAGATTACACACAATCGGGAAGTCTCATTACGTTGTTGTCGTTAGCAACCTGCTTTTCGTCAATGGGGACGGTCGCATATCGTTATATGGTCAAAGAAGGAGGTTTTAATTATCTGTTGAAGAAAATCCTCTGTCTGATGTTAATCAGTGTGCCCTTAGCTTGGTTATTAATTACCAGCTTCGGCCTGGTTGGCGCAGCCTGGAGCGTTTTAATCACGGAAGTTCTGTCCCTGACCGTAATGAATTACTTCTTCAAACATGGCGTCATACACAAGATCCACGTTTCCTCACTCAACTACAAAACTTACAAATGA
- a CDS encoding DMT family transporter encodes MLAGVLFALAAGLMWGLIFIGPLLVPEYPATLLSVGRYLAFGIIAVALAWHDRHRLKQLSRRDWMEAFRLTLIGNLLYYTCLAAAIQRTGAPVSTMLIGTLPVVITITSNLLYGRHEGRLAWGKLMPALLLIVIGLGCVNLAELQSAAHHLELSRYLSGILLAIMAVICWTWYPLRNARWLRANPHKKPGTWATAQGVATLPLALLGWLLVALMLNWTQPTFALPFGPRPEVFIPLMLAIGLFCSWLGTLCWNEACQRLPTVLVGPLIVFETLAGLAYTFMLRQSWPPLLTLAGIACLIIGVLIAIRIKPQPIVKSLDISS; translated from the coding sequence ATGCTTGCAGGAGTACTTTTTGCGCTGGCCGCTGGCCTGATGTGGGGACTGATTTTCATTGGTCCGTTGCTGGTGCCGGAATATCCGGCCACGTTGCTTTCCGTCGGACGCTATCTGGCTTTTGGGATCATTGCCGTGGCGCTGGCGTGGCACGATCGCCACCGTCTGAAACAGTTATCAAGACGCGACTGGATGGAAGCTTTTCGCCTGACGCTGATAGGCAACCTGCTTTATTACACCTGCCTGGCCGCCGCTATCCAGCGTACCGGCGCACCGGTATCGACCATGCTGATCGGTACGCTGCCGGTAGTGATAACCATTACCTCGAATCTGCTTTACGGCCGTCATGAAGGACGACTGGCGTGGGGCAAGCTAATGCCCGCGCTGTTGCTGATCGTTATCGGTTTAGGCTGCGTTAACCTGGCCGAGTTACAGAGCGCGGCACATCATCTTGAGCTGAGTCGCTATCTGAGTGGCATCTTATTAGCGATCATGGCGGTGATCTGTTGGACGTGGTATCCGTTGCGCAATGCGCGTTGGCTACGCGCCAATCCTCATAAAAAGCCGGGCACCTGGGCAACGGCGCAGGGCGTGGCTACGCTGCCGCTGGCGCTGCTTGGCTGGCTGCTGGTGGCCCTGATGCTGAACTGGACCCAGCCGACGTTTGCTTTGCCTTTTGGCCCCCGGCCAGAGGTCTTTATTCCCTTAATGCTGGCGATTGGGTTGTTTTGCTCATGGCTGGGAACATTGTGCTGGAATGAAGCCTGTCAGCGACTGCCAACAGTGTTGGTGGGTCCGTTGATTGTTTTCGAAACCCTGGCGGGGCTGGCCTATACTTTTATGCTGCGTCAAAGCTGGCCGCCGCTGCTTACGCTGGCAGGAATTGCCTGTTTAATAATTGGCGTATTGATTGCTATTCGCATTAAGCCGCAACCGATAGTGAAATCGCTGGATATTTCCTCTTAA